A region of Mesorhizobium sp. M3A.F.Ca.ET.080.04.2.1 DNA encodes the following proteins:
- a CDS encoding NADPH-dependent FMN reductase, which produces MLNILAISGSLRVASTNSALIAALAENTPQDCRITTYDGLRRLPIFNPDDEGERTPLEAAALIDAVTGADGVMVSCPEYAHGVPGGMKNALDWLVSRDAAVAKPAMLVHASPRSLYARAALAEIMRTMSFALYEDATLEIALLGKKPPEVQAILAEPANRQAMREAVQAFASFIRWQT; this is translated from the coding sequence TTGCTGAACATCCTCGCCATCTCCGGCAGCCTGCGTGTCGCCTCGACCAATTCGGCGCTGATCGCAGCCTTGGCTGAGAACACGCCGCAGGATTGCCGCATCACCACCTATGATGGGCTTCGCCGCCTGCCGATCTTCAATCCGGACGACGAGGGCGAGCGGACGCCACTCGAGGCTGCCGCGCTGATCGATGCCGTTACCGGCGCCGACGGCGTCATGGTCTCCTGTCCGGAATATGCCCACGGCGTGCCAGGCGGCATGAAGAATGCGCTCGACTGGCTGGTGTCGCGCGACGCCGCAGTCGCCAAGCCCGCCATGCTGGTGCACGCCTCGCCGCGCTCGCTCTACGCCCGAGCAGCACTTGCCGAGATCATGCGCACCATGTCTTTCGCGCTCTACGAAGACGCTACGCTCGAGATCGCGCTGCTCGGCAAGAAGCCGCCGGAGGTTCAGGCCATCCTGGCGGAGCCGGCCAACCGGCAGGCGATGCGCGAGGCGGTTCAAGCCTTCGCAAGCTTCATCCGCTGGCAAACCTAG
- the ccmB gene encoding heme exporter protein CcmB: MLALFLRDIRLSIRAGGGALIGVIFFLAVIVTIPFGIGPDLNLLSRIGPAILWIAALLACLLGLDRLFQADREDGSLDLLVVGNDRHMLALTVLTKCLAHWTGSVLPLVVAAPLLGLFMNMEPAAIGATALTLLVGTPAITFIGAAGAAVAVALPRGGLLISVLVLPLAIPVLIFGVSASYGAVADPAPFLQPFLILAALTLFLAVVGPLSAALALRHGTD; encoded by the coding sequence ATGCTAGCGCTCTTCCTGCGCGATATCCGCCTCTCCATCCGCGCCGGCGGCGGGGCGCTGATCGGCGTCATCTTCTTCCTCGCGGTCATCGTCACGATCCCGTTCGGCATCGGGCCCGATCTCAATCTTTTGTCCCGCATCGGCCCCGCCATCCTGTGGATCGCCGCCCTGCTCGCCTGCCTGTTAGGCCTCGACCGGCTGTTCCAGGCCGATCGCGAGGACGGCTCGCTCGACCTGCTCGTGGTCGGCAACGACCGCCATATGCTGGCGCTGACGGTGCTGACCAAATGCCTGGCCCACTGGACGGGCAGCGTGCTGCCGCTGGTGGTGGCCGCCCCCTTGCTCGGCCTGTTCATGAACATGGAGCCGGCGGCGATCGGCGCCACGGCGCTGACGCTGCTGGTCGGCACGCCGGCCATCACCTTCATCGGTGCCGCAGGGGCGGCGGTGGCGGTGGCGCTGCCGCGCGGCGGGCTGTTGATCTCGGTGCTGGTGCTGCCGCTCGCCATTCCGGTGCTGATCTTCGGGGTCTCGGCAAGCTATGGCGCGGTGGCTGATCCGGCGCCGTTCCTGCAGCCCTTCCTCATTCTTGCCGCGCTGACGCTGTTTCTTGCCGTGGTTGGGCCGCTCTCGGCCGCGTTGGCGCTGCGCCATGGAACGGATTGA
- the ccmA gene encoding heme ABC exporter ATP-binding protein CcmA, producing MRLIAENLGGERGGETVFSGIDFALGKGEAMVVTGPNGSGKSTLLRIIAGLLRTAEGRVWLDGGGDDFPTIASASHYLGHLNAMKTALSVAENLEFWRAFQGEPALDVEEALETVGLGGLGHLPFGYLSTGQRRRASIAKLLISRRPIWLLDEPTAGLDKASEERFAELMRGHLQDGGILVAATHLTLGLEGAKGLRMGETA from the coding sequence ATGCGGCTGATCGCCGAAAATCTGGGCGGCGAACGCGGCGGCGAGACGGTCTTCTCCGGCATCGATTTCGCCCTCGGAAAGGGCGAGGCGATGGTCGTCACCGGACCGAACGGATCGGGCAAGTCGACGCTGCTGAGAATCATCGCCGGGCTGCTGCGGACAGCCGAGGGACGGGTATGGCTTGACGGCGGCGGCGACGATTTTCCTACGATTGCATCCGCCTCGCATTACCTCGGCCATCTCAATGCAATGAAGACGGCGTTGAGCGTCGCGGAGAACCTCGAGTTCTGGCGCGCCTTCCAGGGCGAGCCGGCGCTGGATGTCGAGGAAGCGCTGGAGACGGTCGGGCTGGGCGGCCTGGGCCACCTGCCGTTCGGCTATCTCTCCACCGGGCAGCGGCGCCGGGCATCGATCGCGAAGCTTTTGATCAGCCGCCGGCCGATCTGGCTGCTCGACGAGCCGACGGCGGGACTGGACAAGGCATCGGAGGAGCGGTTCGCGGAATTGATGAGGGGGCATCTCCAGGACGGGGGGATTTTGGTGGCGGCAACGCATCTGACGCTGGGGCTGGAGGGGGCGAAGGGGTTGAGGATGGGGGAGACGGCTTGA
- a CDS encoding septation protein A translates to MNILERDPSDPQKQKKEGINPLLKLVLELGPLLVFFFANTRSGWLVQKFPILGELGGPIFVATGLFMAATALALVASWLLTRTLPIMPLVSGVVVLIFGALTLYLQDDVFIKMKPTIVNTLFGGVLLGGLFFGKSLLGYVFDSAFSLDAEGWRKLTLRWGLFFLFLALVNEVVWRNFSTDAWVTFKVWGIMPITLLFTFSQMPLIMRHSLEEKAKEEQAGK, encoded by the coding sequence ATGAACATCCTCGAACGCGACCCGTCCGATCCGCAAAAACAGAAGAAGGAAGGCATCAATCCGCTGCTCAAGCTCGTGCTCGAGCTCGGTCCGCTGCTGGTCTTCTTCTTTGCCAATACCCGCAGCGGATGGCTGGTGCAGAAATTTCCGATACTCGGCGAACTCGGCGGTCCGATCTTCGTCGCCACCGGTCTCTTCATGGCTGCCACCGCGCTCGCGTTGGTCGCCTCCTGGCTGCTCACCCGCACCTTGCCGATCATGCCGCTGGTGTCTGGCGTCGTTGTCCTCATCTTCGGCGCGCTGACGCTCTATCTGCAGGACGACGTCTTCATCAAAATGAAGCCGACCATCGTCAATACGCTGTTCGGGGGCGTGCTGCTCGGCGGCCTGTTCTTCGGCAAGTCGCTGCTCGGCTACGTCTTCGATTCCGCCTTCAGCCTCGATGCCGAGGGCTGGAGAAAGCTCACGCTCCGCTGGGGCCTGTTCTTCCTCTTCCTGGCCCTCGTCAACGAGGTGGTCTGGCGGAATTTTTCAACCGATGCCTGGGTCACCTTCAAGGTCTGGGGCATCATGCCGATCACGCTTCTCTTCACCTTCAGCCAGATGCCGCTGATCATGCGACATTCGCTCGAGGAAAAAGCCAAGGAAGAGCAGGCCGGCAAGTAG
- a CDS encoding SMP-30/gluconolactonase/LRE family protein, with the protein MAAADYYEVLDPRFARLFVGNAHVDKLFTGCRWAEGPAWFAAGRYVVWSDIPNNRMLRYDETDGSVSVFRQPCGNSNGNTVDRQGRLVTCEHSGRRVSRTEHDGSIVTIADSWRGKRLNSPNDVVVKSDGSIWFTDPTYGIDTDYEGDKAESEIGACHVYRVDPGTGDVEAVITDMVRPNGLAFSIDESQLYVADTGRTHGAENPAHIRVFNVGKDGKRVSGGKVFADCTAGLFDGFRLDDAGRIWTSAADGIHCYDPDGTLIGKIKVPEVTANCVFGGIKRNCLYIAGTTSLYMVRLMVNGAKTY; encoded by the coding sequence ATGGCGGCCGCCGACTATTACGAAGTTCTCGACCCGCGCTTTGCGCGCCTGTTTGTTGGCAACGCGCATGTGGACAAGCTGTTCACCGGATGCCGTTGGGCCGAGGGCCCGGCCTGGTTCGCGGCCGGCCGTTATGTCGTGTGGTCGGACATCCCCAACAACCGCATGCTGCGCTACGACGAGACCGACGGCAGCGTCAGCGTGTTCCGCCAGCCCTGCGGCAACTCCAACGGCAATACGGTCGACCGGCAGGGACGGCTCGTCACCTGCGAGCATTCGGGCCGGCGCGTCAGCCGCACCGAGCATGACGGCTCCATTGTCACCATCGCCGACAGCTGGCGCGGCAAGCGGCTCAACTCGCCCAATGACGTCGTGGTGAAGTCCGACGGCTCGATCTGGTTCACCGATCCGACCTACGGCATCGACACCGACTATGAAGGCGACAAGGCCGAGAGCGAGATCGGCGCCTGTCACGTCTACCGTGTCGATCCGGGCACGGGCGATGTCGAGGCCGTCATCACCGACATGGTCAGGCCGAACGGCCTTGCCTTCTCCATCGACGAGAGCCAGCTCTATGTCGCCGACACCGGCCGCACACATGGTGCCGAGAACCCGGCGCACATAAGGGTGTTCAATGTCGGCAAGGACGGCAAGAGGGTCTCCGGCGGCAAGGTGTTCGCCGACTGCACCGCCGGCCTGTTCGACGGTTTTCGCCTCGACGATGCCGGACGTATCTGGACAAGCGCGGCCGACGGCATCCATTGCTACGACCCGGACGGTACGCTGATCGGCAAGATCAAGGTGCCGGAGGTGACCGCCAATTGCGTGTTCGGCGGCATCAAGCGCAATTGCCTCTACATCGCCGGCACCACCTCGCTCTACATGGTTCGGTTGATGGTAAACGGCGCCAAGACCTATTGA
- a CDS encoding DsbE family thiol:disulfide interchange protein has product MSIDSETPARSRRLFVFLPLLVFLGLAGLFLSQLLSGRDVSEIPSALIGQPAPQTKLPPLEGTSLPGLDTKSFAGKVTLVNVFASWCAPCREEHPVLLALSQDKRFTLAALDYKDEPENARRFLGDLGNPYQAIGVDPAGRTAIDWGVYGVPETFVIGKDGKIAYKHVGPLTPESARDLLLPQIEKALAAR; this is encoded by the coding sequence GTGAGCATCGACAGCGAGACGCCGGCGCGGAGCCGCCGCCTGTTCGTCTTCCTGCCGCTCCTGGTCTTCCTGGGGTTGGCGGGGCTGTTCCTGTCGCAATTGCTGTCGGGCCGCGACGTTTCGGAAATTCCCTCGGCGCTAATCGGCCAGCCGGCGCCGCAGACCAAGCTGCCGCCACTGGAAGGGACGAGCCTGCCGGGGCTCGACACCAAATCCTTCGCCGGCAAGGTGACGCTGGTCAACGTCTTCGCGTCATGGTGCGCGCCGTGCCGGGAAGAGCACCCGGTGCTGCTGGCTCTGTCGCAGGACAAGCGCTTCACGCTTGCCGCCCTGGACTACAAGGACGAGCCGGAGAATGCCCGCCGCTTCCTGGGCGATCTCGGCAATCCCTACCAGGCGATCGGCGTCGATCCGGCCGGCCGCACGGCGATCGACTGGGGCGTCTACGGCGTGCCGGAGACCTTCGTCATCGGCAAGGATGGCAAGATCGCCTACAAGCATGTCGGGCCGCTGACGCCGGAATCGGCCAGGGATTTGCTGTTGCCGCAGATCGAGAAGGCGCTGGCGGCACGCTGA
- the ccmD gene encoding heme exporter protein CcmD, which translates to MSAHALYVTAAYAITAIVLAGLIGWILLDQRGRKRDLAALEASGVRRRSHKTGTTKP; encoded by the coding sequence ATGAGCGCGCATGCCCTCTATGTCACCGCCGCCTATGCCATCACGGCGATCGTGCTGGCGGGGCTGATCGGCTGGATCCTGCTCGACCAGCGCGGGCGCAAGCGGGACCTGGCGGCGCTGGAAGCGTCGGGCGTGCGGCGCCGCTCCCACAAGACCGGGACGACAAAGCCGTGA
- the ftsY gene encoding signal recognition particle-docking protein FtsY, producing MAGFFKKIFSFGKKEVVEERVDETAPLPPIKWDALQALKPEAELAQPETDRAEEPAAAAAPAPEPVPEEPKPEPAPDIPPAPEPVIPPAPEPVVPSEPEPLPKPGPEEEPQPEPERPEPPAPEEVPPAQPKPQPAPAPTPGPTPQEVPAAPVKPDIEPSRPERQPGPAPVEVPTPPGEVPPETPAPEIPPSVPPSVEPSSEGGAAPHPPAGTFSPYGEVENEEASTPTAASPRPSRGEGKGEGQRQPAQDSASAEPASSAEISPPIRQPAPVEAQPISAEVAPEPQPVPQPAPKPAPSAGKVTVAKKVEQKAEPQPLPEPAPRRSWFQRMRDGLARSSRELSGNIAGVFTKRKLDEDTLQDLEDVLIRADLGLETALRVTDSLASSRYGRDVSDTEVRAVMAAEVEKVLTPVALPLELDLSHKPHVILVVGVNGTGKTTTIGKLAAKLTAGGLSVMLAAGDTFRAAAIEQLKIWGERTRSPVIATKLGADAAGLAYDAFEKAKEAGSDVLIIDTAGRLQNKAELMAELEKIVRVLGKLDPEAPHTVLQTVDATTGQNALSQVEIFRNVAGVNGLVMTKLDGTARGGILVAIAAKHRLPVYFIGVGEQVDDLEPFSASEFARAIAGVA from the coding sequence ATGGCCGGTTTTTTCAAGAAGATATTTTCGTTCGGCAAGAAAGAGGTCGTCGAAGAGCGCGTCGACGAGACCGCGCCGCTGCCGCCGATCAAGTGGGATGCGCTGCAGGCACTGAAGCCGGAGGCCGAGCTGGCTCAGCCGGAAACCGACCGAGCCGAAGAGCCTGCAGCGGCGGCCGCGCCGGCTCCTGAGCCGGTCCCCGAGGAGCCAAAGCCCGAGCCGGCGCCGGACATCCCGCCGGCGCCGGAACCAGTCATTCCGCCCGCACCGGAGCCGGTCGTTCCCTCCGAACCGGAACCGCTGCCGAAGCCGGGACCGGAAGAAGAACCGCAACCCGAGCCTGAGAGGCCTGAGCCGCCGGCGCCCGAGGAAGTGCCGCCGGCACAGCCGAAGCCCCAGCCTGCGCCCGCACCGACACCCGGACCCACTCCGCAGGAGGTGCCTGCCGCGCCGGTCAAGCCGGATATCGAGCCGTCGCGCCCGGAAAGGCAGCCTGGGCCGGCGCCGGTCGAAGTGCCGACCCCGCCCGGCGAGGTTCCGCCTGAAACGCCTGCGCCTGAAATTCCGCCGTCGGTGCCACCTTCCGTAGAACCGTCTTCAGAGGGCGGCGCCGCCCCTCACCCGCCTGCCGGCACCTTCTCCCCGTATGGTGAGGTGGAGAACGAAGAAGCTTCGACGCCGACAGCCGCCTCTCCCCGTCCTTCACGGGGAGAAGGTAAGGGTGAGGGGCAGCGCCAACCTGCGCAGGATTCAGCGTCAGCGGAGCCAGCTTCGTCGGCGGAGATCTCGCCACCCATTCGCCAGCCTGCGCCGGTCGAGGCACAACCGATCTCTGCCGAGGTTGCGCCAGAGCCGCAACCGGTCCCGCAGCCCGCGCCGAAACCGGCGCCCTCCGCCGGCAAGGTGACAGTGGCGAAGAAGGTCGAGCAGAAGGCCGAGCCGCAGCCGCTGCCGGAGCCGGCGCCGCGGCGCTCCTGGTTCCAACGTATGCGCGATGGGCTTGCCCGCTCCTCGCGCGAGCTGTCGGGCAACATCGCCGGCGTCTTCACCAAGCGCAAGCTGGACGAGGACACGCTGCAGGACCTGGAGGACGTGCTGATCCGCGCCGATCTCGGCCTGGAGACGGCGCTGCGCGTCACTGATTCGCTCGCCTCGAGCCGCTACGGCAGGGACGTCTCCGATACGGAAGTCCGTGCTGTCATGGCCGCCGAGGTGGAGAAGGTGCTGACCCCGGTCGCCCTGCCGCTGGAGCTCGACCTCAGCCACAAGCCGCATGTAATCCTGGTCGTCGGCGTCAACGGCACCGGCAAGACCACCACCATCGGCAAGCTGGCGGCCAAGCTGACCGCGGGCGGCCTCTCGGTGATGCTGGCCGCCGGCGACACTTTCCGCGCCGCGGCAATCGAGCAGCTGAAGATCTGGGGCGAGCGCACCCGGTCGCCGGTCATCGCCACCAAGCTCGGCGCCGACGCGGCCGGCCTTGCCTATGACGCCTTCGAGAAGGCGAAGGAAGCCGGCTCCGACGTGCTGATCATCGACACGGCCGGCCGGCTGCAGAACAAGGCCGAGCTGATGGCCGAACTGGAAAAGATCGTGCGCGTGCTCGGCAAGCTCGATCCGGAAGCGCCGCACACGGTGCTGCAGACGGTCGACGCCACCACCGGCCAGAATGCGCTCAGCCAGGTCGAGATCTTCCGCAATGTCGCCGGGGTCAACGGCCTGGTGATGACCAAGCTGGACGGCACGGCGCGCGGCGGCATTCTGGTGGCGATTGCCGCCAAGCACAGGCTGCCGGTCTATTTCATCGGCGTCGGCGAGCAGGTCGACGATCTCGAACCGTTTTCCGCGAGCGAATTCGCCAGGGCGATCGCTGGCGTGGCTTGA
- the acnA gene encoding aconitate hydratase AcnA: protein MSKSLDSFNCRRTLSAGGADYVYFDLAEAEKNGLSGVSQLPFSMKVLLENLLRNEDGRSVTRQSIQAVAGWLSDKGTAGVEIAYRPARVLMQDFTGVPAVVDLAAMRDGIKALGGDPEKINPLVPVDLVIDHSVIVDEFGTPMAFARNVELEYERNEERYKFLKWGQQAFRNFRVVPPGTGICHQVNLEYLGQVVWTNAEDGETTAYPDTCVGTDSHTTMINGLGVLGWGVGGIEAEAAMLGQPVSMLLPEVIGFRLTGKLKEGVTATDLVLTVTQMLRKKGVVGKFVEFFGPGLSNMTLADRATIGNMAPEYGATCGFFPVDGETIRYLTMSGREESRIALVEAYAKAQGMWRDAGSADPVFTDLLELDLGDVVPSMAGPKRPEGRVALEGIPAGFAKAMESEYKKAAEISKRYAVEGAGHDLGHGDVVIAAITSCTNTSNPSVLIGAGLLARNANRVGLKQKPWVKTSLAPGSQVVAEYLEKSGLQKELDQIGFNLVGFGCTTCIGNSGPLPAPISKTINDKGLIAAAVLSGNRNFEGRVSPDVQANYLASPPLVVAHALAGTVTRDLTAEPLGEGRDGQPVYLKDIWPSAAEIQEFIEKNVTRELFARKYADVFKGDAYWQGVKAPEGQTYAWDDNSTYVQNPPYFAGMARSFGTVGDIRGARVLGLFGDKITTDHISPAGSIKAASPAGKYLTEHGVGVADFNQYGTRRGNHEVMMRGTFANIRIRNHMLGENGREGGYTIHYPSKEEMSIYDAAMAYKQEGVPLVIFAGVEYGNGSSRDWAAKGTNLLGVRAVIAQSFERIHRSNLVGMGVIPFVFEDGTSWASLNLKGDELVEIDGLDAIKPRQKMAARLTYGDGTVKTIPIVCRIDTLDELDYFKNGGILQYVLRDLAA, encoded by the coding sequence GTGTCAAAATCCCTCGACAGCTTCAATTGCCGCCGCACGCTCTCCGCGGGTGGCGCCGACTATGTCTATTTCGACCTCGCCGAGGCCGAGAAGAACGGTCTGAGCGGCGTCTCGCAGCTGCCCTTTTCGATGAAGGTGCTGCTGGAGAACCTTTTGCGCAACGAGGACGGCCGCTCGGTCACCCGGCAGAGCATCCAGGCGGTCGCCGGCTGGCTGAGCGACAAGGGCACCGCCGGCGTCGAGATCGCCTACCGCCCGGCGCGCGTCTTGATGCAGGACTTCACCGGCGTTCCGGCGGTGGTCGACCTGGCGGCGATGCGCGACGGCATCAAGGCGCTCGGCGGCGATCCGGAAAAGATCAATCCGCTGGTGCCGGTCGACCTGGTCATCGACCATTCCGTCATCGTCGACGAGTTCGGCACGCCGATGGCGTTCGCGCGCAATGTCGAGCTCGAATATGAGCGCAACGAGGAGCGCTACAAGTTCCTCAAATGGGGCCAGCAGGCGTTCCGCAACTTCCGCGTCGTGCCGCCCGGCACCGGCATCTGCCACCAGGTCAATCTCGAATATCTCGGCCAGGTGGTGTGGACCAATGCGGAGGACGGCGAGACCACCGCCTATCCCGACACCTGCGTCGGCACCGATTCGCACACCACCATGATCAACGGGCTCGGCGTGCTCGGCTGGGGCGTCGGCGGCATCGAGGCCGAGGCGGCGATGCTCGGCCAGCCGGTCTCCATGCTGCTGCCGGAGGTGATCGGCTTCCGCCTCACCGGCAAGCTCAAGGAAGGCGTCACCGCCACCGACCTGGTGCTCACCGTCACCCAGATGCTGCGCAAGAAGGGCGTCGTCGGCAAGTTCGTCGAGTTCTTCGGCCCCGGCCTGTCCAACATGACGCTGGCCGACCGCGCCACCATCGGCAACATGGCGCCCGAATACGGCGCCACCTGCGGCTTCTTCCCGGTCGACGGCGAGACCATCCGCTACCTGACCATGTCCGGCCGCGAGGAGAGCCGCATCGCGCTGGTCGAGGCCTATGCCAAGGCGCAAGGCATGTGGCGCGACGCCGGCTCGGCCGATCCGGTCTTCACCGACCTGCTCGAGCTCGACCTCGGCGACGTCGTGCCGTCGATGGCCGGGCCGAAGCGGCCGGAGGGCCGCGTCGCGCTGGAAGGCATTCCGGCCGGCTTCGCCAAGGCGATGGAGAGCGAATACAAGAAGGCGGCCGAGATCTCGAAGCGCTATGCGGTCGAGGGCGCCGGCCACGATCTCGGCCATGGCGACGTCGTCATCGCCGCCATCACCTCGTGCACCAACACCTCGAACCCGAGCGTGCTGATCGGCGCCGGGCTTCTGGCCCGCAACGCCAACCGCGTCGGGCTGAAGCAGAAGCCGTGGGTCAAGACCTCGCTGGCGCCGGGCAGCCAGGTGGTGGCCGAGTATCTGGAGAAGTCGGGGCTGCAGAAGGAGCTCGACCAGATCGGCTTCAACCTGGTCGGCTTCGGCTGCACCACCTGCATCGGCAATTCCGGCCCGCTGCCGGCGCCGATCTCGAAAACCATCAACGACAAGGGTCTGATCGCCGCCGCGGTGCTGTCCGGCAACCGCAACTTCGAAGGCCGCGTCTCGCCCGACGTGCAGGCCAACTATCTCGCCTCGCCGCCGCTGGTGGTGGCGCATGCGCTGGCCGGCACGGTGACCAGGGACCTGACTGCCGAGCCGCTCGGCGAGGGCCGCGACGGCCAGCCGGTCTATCTGAAGGACATCTGGCCGAGCGCGGCCGAGATCCAGGAGTTCATCGAGAAGAACGTCACCCGCGAATTGTTCGCGCGCAAATATGCCGACGTCTTCAAGGGCGACGCTTACTGGCAAGGGGTCAAGGCGCCGGAAGGCCAGACCTATGCCTGGGACGACAACTCGACCTATGTCCAGAACCCGCCCTACTTCGCCGGCATGGCGCGCAGCTTCGGCACGGTCGGCGACATCAGGGGCGCGCGCGTGCTCGGCCTGTTCGGCGACAAGATCACCACCGACCACATCTCGCCGGCGGGTTCGATCAAGGCCGCCTCGCCGGCCGGCAAGTACCTGACCGAGCATGGCGTCGGCGTCGCCGACTTCAACCAGTACGGCACCCGGCGCGGCAACCATGAGGTGATGATGCGCGGCACCTTCGCCAACATCCGCATCCGCAACCACATGCTGGGCGAGAACGGCCGCGAGGGCGGCTACACCATCCACTATCCCTCGAAGGAGGAGATGTCGATCTACGACGCGGCGATGGCCTACAAGCAGGAAGGCGTGCCGCTGGTCATCTTCGCCGGCGTCGAATACGGCAACGGCTCCTCGCGCGACTGGGCGGCCAAGGGCACCAACCTGCTTGGCGTGCGCGCCGTCATCGCCCAGTCCTTCGAGCGCATCCACCGCTCCAACCTGGTCGGCATGGGCGTCATCCCCTTCGTCTTCGAGGACGGCACCTCCTGGGCCTCGCTCAACCTCAAGGGCGACGAGCTGGTCGAGATCGACGGGCTCGACGCGATCAAGCCGCGCCAGAAGATGGCGGCCAGGCTCACCTATGGCGACGGCACCGTGAAGACCATCCCGATCGTCTGCCGCATCGATACGCTGGACGAACTCGACTACTTCAAGAACGGCGGCATCCTGCAATACGTGCTGCGCGATCTGGCTGCTTAG